A segment of the Roseomonas haemaphysalidis genome:
TCTGGTGGTGCGAGGCCGCGGTGGGGTGGGCGCTGTCCAGCTTGGTGTGGATGCGCGGGTGCTTCATCCAGCGCAGCAGTGTGAACACGGTGGTGCCGCGGAACAGCGTGCTGAAGGCGCCCAGGTCCCAGCGCAGCAAGTAGACCTCCAGCGATGGCCGGCGCTTGACGAGATGCAGGATAAAGGCGCCGAGCTCGGCCGGTGCGTCGTCCGCCGGCGTGCCACGGCTCAGGCGGATGCGCGCGTCGAAGTCCCAGCCGATCAGCATGATGCGGTGCTCGGCCGCCAGCATGGCGGCACGGGCGGCGCGGAAATAGTCGTCGGCGTCGATGATCACGGCGGCGCGGTCGGCCCTGGCCAGGCGCCAGCAGGTTTCGCCGGGCCGCAGCAGCGGCAGTGTCGTCGGAAGATGGTCCATGGCTGCTTTCGTCGCTCCTAGCAGGTCGGCGGCCCGGCGCCTGGGGCACGCACGACGCACCCGGTTCGGGGGGGGCAACGCGGCAGCGGCGGCGCGGTTGTCACCCGCCGCCCCGCAGCAGCCGCCACAGCAGCGGCAGCCACAAGGAAGTGGCGATGGCATTCAGGCCCATCGCCAGCCCGCTGAACACCCCGGCCACGGGATGCACCGCGATGGCGCGCGCCGTGCCGATGCCGTGCGCGGTGGTGCCGATGGCCAGCCCCCGCGCGCGCCAGTCCCGCACGCCGGCCCAGGTCATGGCCAGCGGCCCCAGCACGGCGCCCGCGATGCCCGAGCACAGCACCACCACGGCGGCCAGCGCCGGCACCCCTCCCAGCCGCTCCGCGATGCCCATGGCGACCGGCGTGGTGACGGAGCGCGGCGCCAGCGAGGCCACCACGTCCGGCGGTGCGCCCAGCGCCAGGGCCACCACGACGCCGAACACCGATGCCAGCAGGCCGCCGGCGAGGATGCACAGCGCCGCCGGCAGCAGCACGCTGCGCAGGCTGCGCCATTGGCGGTACAAAGGCACCGCCAGCGCCACGGTGGCCGGGCCGAGCAGGAAGTGCACGAACTGCGCGCCCTGGAAGTAGGTGCGGTAGTCCACCCCCGCGAGCAGCAGCCCGGCGGCGACGATGGCCACCGCGAGCGGGATGGGGTTGGCCAGCGGATGGAAGCGGCACAGCTTCTGCACCCGCAACGCCACCAGCCACGCCAGCAGCGTCACGGTCAGCGCCGCCAGCGGCTCCCGCGCCAGGTAGACCCAGATGGCGGCGATGTCTGGCGGCGCCATGGCGTTCATCCCCAGCGCCGCAGCACGGCCTGCGCCAGCCGGCCGGTCAGCGCCATGGTCAGCGGCGTGCCCAGGCCGGCGGCCAGCAGCAGCGCCCAGCCATTGTCCGCCATGGTGTGCAGCAGCGCGATGACGCCGACGCCGGCCGGTACGAACAGCAGGCCGAGATGCGACAACAGGGCATCGGTCACGCGGCCCAGGGCCTCGGGCGGCTGATCGCCGCCGGCCGCCAGCCGCCCGCGTGCCAACAGGATCAGGAACAGCAGCAGCATGCCCAGCACCGGGCCGGGCACCGGCAGGTGCAGCAGGCGCGCCAGCACCTCGCCGGTGAGCTGGCAGAGCAGGAGTGCGGTGATGGCGCCGGTCATGGGGGTCCCTGGGCTGAAGGCTGGCCCGTTTCCCCGAATGCTTTGCTGGGGCGCGGTATAGGCCCGCCGCGCCCCCGTGGCGAATCAGCCGGCGTAGGTGACGGTGATCTCGCCCACGCCCTCGCAGGTGCCGTGCAGCACGTCGCCAGGCTTCACAGCGCTGACGCCGGCGGGCGTGCCGGTCATGATCAGGTCGCCCGGCAGCAGTTCCACGTAGCGTGACAGATAGGCGATGGCCTCGGGCAACGACCAGATCATCTGGTTCATGTCGCCGGTCTGCTGCACGCGGCCGTTCACCGTGACCTCGATCTTGCCCTGCGTCGGGTGGCCGATGACGCTGGCGGGCACGATCTCGCTGATCGGGCAGGACTGGTCGAAGCCCTTCGATAGCTCCCACGGCCGGCCCATCTTCTTGGCCTCGGCCTGGATGTCGCGCCGCGTCATGTCGAGGCCGATGGCATAGCCGTAGACGCAGTCCAGCGCCTGGTCCTGCGGGATGTCCTTGCCGCCCTTGGCCAGCGCCGCCACCAGCTCCACCTCATGGTGGAAGTCCTTGGTCTCGCCGGGGAAGGGCAGCGTGCCGCCGGGCACGGCGGCATTGGCCGGCTTGGAAAAAAAGAAAGGTGGCTCGCGGTCCGGGTCATGGCCCATCTCGCGGGCATGGTCCGCGTAGTTGCGGCCGACGCACCAGATGCGGCGGACGGGAAACACCCCGGCCTCGCCCCGCACGGGGATGGTGGTTTCGGGCGCGGGCTGGATCACATAGTCGGCCATGGCGGAACCTTTCCCTGGAACTTGACCAATTCGCCAGATTGGTTACGCCTGCCCCCACGCAGCGTCAAGCCACCCCGGAGCCGCCCCTGTCCGACGACGTCCCCGTTCCCGCCCTGCTGCAGGCCTACCTCGCCGGCCTGTCCCTGCCCGCCTCTGGCCGCCTGCCGCCGGAACGCGAGATGGCCGCCGCGCTGGGCACCTCCCGCCCCGCGCTGCGCAAGGCGCTGGCGGTGCTGGAAGCGGAAGGCCAGCTGTGGCGGCACGTCGGCAAGGGCACCTTTCTGGGCCCGCGCCCGCTGGCGGCGATCGGCGACATCGCGGAGCTCGCGCGGCGGGCCGGGCCGGCGGACGTGGTGGCGGCGCGGCTGGCAGTGGAGCCGGAGCTGGCCGCCCTGGCCGCGCGCCACGCCACGCCCGCCGGGCTGCAGGCGATGCGCGCGGCCATGGCGGCCTCGCGTCGTCCCGGCCTGTCCTGGCGCGGATACGAGGGCCAGGACGCCCGGCTGCACCGCGAGGTGGCACTGGCCGCCGGCAACCCCCTGCTGCTGCACCTGTTCGACCAGCTCGCCGCCATCCGCCGCGTGCTGACCTGGGACCGCCCGCGCGAACGCCCGGACGGCCCGCCCCCCGGGCATCCCTCCTTCGACGAGCACGAGGGCATCGTCGCCGCCATCGCGGCGGGCGATGCCGTGGCCGCCGCGGCCCGCATGCGCGCGCATGTCGCCGCCGTGCACCGGCTGATCGCGTCCGGCTGAGGCCGGTTGCCGTTTCGCGGCAGCGGCGCCATCTGGGGTGCATGCTTGCTGTCCTGAAGATTGCCCTGTGGGGCTTCCTGCTGCTGTTCCTCCTCCCCCTCGGCATCTCGGCTGCGCTGTACTGGAACAGCGGCCAGGGCGCCGGCTGGCAGACCGCCGACCGGTCCAGCGCCGGCCTGCTGCCCGCGCCCGCCGCGCACAGGCCGGCGGTGCTGCGCGTGTTCGCGGCGCAGACGGTGCGATGGCGCGGCATCTTCGCCGTCCACTGCTGGATCGTCTTCAAGGAGGAAGGCGCCGCCACCTATACGCGATACGACTACACCGCCTGGGGCGCGCCGATCCGCATGAACGGCTTCGAGCCGGACGGGCGCTGGTTCGGCAAGGTGCCGGAGACGGTGTTCTCGGCGGATGGCGAGGCCGCCGGCGCGCTGATCCCGCGCGTGCGGCAGGCGATCCAGGGCTATGCCTTCCGCAACCAGGGCGACTACCGCGCCTGGCCGGGCCCCAACTCCAACACGTTCGTGGCCGCGGTGCTGGACGGGCTGCCGGAGGTATCGCTGGCGCTGCCGCCCACCGCCATCGGCAAGGATTATCCCTATGACGGGCGCTGGCTGCGCGAAACCCCGTCCGGCACCGGCTTCCGCCTCAGCCTCGGCGGCTATGGCGGCCTGACCGTGGCCTGGGTGGAGGGGATCGAGCTGAACATCCTAGGCGGCGTCGCGGGGCTGGACCTGCGGCGGCCGGCGCTGAAGCTGCCGGGGCTGGGGCGGCTCGGCTTCGGCTGACAGCAAGGTTGCGGCGCTGTCATCCCATCTGCTATTGCAGAAGCGATGGACCTGACGCTGGACACCTTGTCGACCGAGGATCTCCGCCCCCTGGCCGAACGCGCCTATGAGCGGTTGCGGGAAGCCTTGATCGAGGGTGTGCTGGCGCCAGGCAGCAAGTTGTCGGAGCGCGGCCTGGCGCAGGCGCTCGGCGTATCCGCCCAGCCGGTCCGCGAGGCGCTGCGGCGCCTGGAAGCCGAGGGTATGGTGGAAACCCGCCCCCGCAGCGGCTCCTTTGTCGCCAGCCTGGAAACGGCGCGGCTGGTGGACATGGGGCGCATCCGCGCCGCGCTGGAAGGCGCCGCCGCCGGCCTCGCCGCGCGCCGCGCCACGCCCGCCGACCTCGCCGCGCTGCAAACCCGCCTCGCCGCCATTCGCGCTGCCACCGCGCTGGGTGACCCGGTGGTGCTGCGGCGGGAAAACGAGGCCTTCCACACCGCGCTGCTGGCCATCACCGGCAACGGCTTTCTGGACCGCAGCCTGCATGCGCTGAAGGTCTATGACCACATCGGCCGCGCCCGCGTGCTGTCGGCCGACGACCAATGGCCGCAGGCCCTGGCCGAGCACACCGCGATCCTGGCCGCCATCGCCGACCGCGATGCCGAGCGGGCCGAGGCGCTGATGCGCGCGCACACGCTGCGCTCGCTGTCCGTGGCCTTTCCGGAGGAAACGCGCGACCGCTGACGCCCGCCGGCAGCGCTGCTGCCGGGCCAAGAAAGCCATCAATCCGGCGGGCGGCCAACGCCCCGTCACCAGGAGGAACCATGACCAAGATGCTGTCCCGCGCCACCATCGCGGCCGCCGCGCTGCTGTCACTGTGCGCGCTGCCGGCCGCCGCCCAGCCCCGGCCCTATCCCACCCAGCCGATCCGCGTGATCGTGCCGTTCTCCGCCGGCACGTCCGACACCGTGGCCCGGTTGGTCGGCCAGACCATGAGCCAGGCCATGGGCCAGCCGCTGGTGATCGAGAGCCGCCCTGGCGCCGGCGGCAACATCGGTTCGGAAGCCTGCGCCCGCGCCACGCCGGATGGCTACACCATCTGCCTCGGCACCATCAGCTCCCACGCCATCAACCCGGCCATCTTCACCAAGATGCCGTATGACAACATCCGCGACTTCGCGCCGATCACCCAGCTCGCGTCGCAGCCCAACGCCCTGGCGGTGGGCATGGAAGTGCCGGCCAGGAACGTCCAGGAACTGATCGCGCTGCTGAAGGCGAGCCCTGGCCGCTACAACTACGGTTCCTCCGGCGTCGGCACCTCCATCCACCTCGCCGGCGCGCTGTTCTCACAGCTGACAGGCGTGACCATGGAGCACGTGCCTTACCGCGGCAGCGGCCAGATCATGACCGCGCTGCTGACGGGCGAGCTGCCGCTGGCCTTCGACAACTTCTCCTCCGCCTGGCCTTTCGCGCGGGAAAACAAGATCCGCATCCTGGGCGTCGGCTCGCTTTCGCGCAGCCCGACGGCGCCGGACGTGCCCACGGTGGCCGAAACGGTTCCCGGCTTCGAAAGCCTGTCCTGGCACGGCTTCTTCGCGCCCGCCGGCACCCCGCCGGCCATTGTGGAGCGGCTGAACAAGGAGGCGGTCGCCGCGCTGCGCTCCGACACGGTGCGTGCGCGCTTCGCCGAGCTGGGCATCACCCCGGTGGGCAACACCGCCGCCGAGTTCTCCGCCTTTGTGGCCAGCGAAACGGCCCGCTGGGGCGAGGTGGCGCGCAAGGCCGACATCCGGGTCGAATAGCCCCGGGCTACCGGGCGCGCTGGCCGGCGCGCCCGGCCAGCACGTTGCAGCCGCTGTCCTCGCTGGTGCCGAACTGGATGGTCGGCAGGATCGCCAGCAGCGGGTTGATCAGCGCCAGCCCCACCGCCGCGCCGCCCCGTGCGCCCAGTTCCATCACCTCCGGCAGCACCCCCGGGTCCCGCAGCGTGCCGCTGATGCGGATGTCCGTGGACAATGCGCCGATGGTGAAGTCGCGCGAGCGGGTGCGCAGCCGGTAGGCCAGCGTTTCACGGGCCAGGTTGACGCTGCCATCGCCGATGATGATGGCGTCGTCGGTATCGATGATCAGGGCGTTGGTGTTCAGCGTGCCATCGCGCAGCGCCAGGTCGGCCACGAAGCAGCGCAGGTCGGTGCGCGCCGGGATGCCCAGCGCCGACAGCACCGCGTTGGCCAGCCGCAGCCCCGACAGGTCCACCAGCAGGGCCGACAGGTTGCCGCCGGCGGTGGACAGCACCACCCGCCCGTCGCCATTGCCCAGCAGCTGCGCGACCGAGGCGCCGGTGGACCGCAGTTCCGCCCGCCCGTTCAGCGCGCCGCCGCCTTCGGAGCCGGCGGCGGCCATCAGCTTGGAAATGTCCAGCCGCTGGAACTCGGCCTTCACATCCGCCCTGAGCCCGTTGCCGGCGGGGGACAGGCGGCCGGTGAACAGCATCTGCCCCCGCCCGATACCGAAGCCGATCGGGTGCAGGTTGATGGCCCCGTCCACGATGTCGAAATCGGCACGCAGGTTGTCCAGCGGCTGCCGCCGACCGCCGCGGATGCTGCCGGCACGGTAGCGCACGTGCAGGTCGGCGGCCGTCAGCTTGGGCAGGCTCACCGGCGTGTCCGGCAGCACCTTGGCACTGGCTGGCGCGGGGGCCGTCTGGCCCGGTTCCTCGCCGATAAAGCCGGCGAGGTCGTCCAGGTCCACCCGGCGGGACGACAGGTCGACGGTCACGTCCGGCCGCGGCTGGCGCGGCAGCACCGCGACGCTGCCTGACAGGTCGGTGCTGCCGACGGTGCCCTGGATCCGCTCCATGCGGATGCGATCGGCGGTGTAGTCCAGCGCGCCCGCCACGCGATAGGGCGGGGTCTTGGGGATGGGCACGCCGGTCAGCGGCGTCAGCAGGCTCATGTCCGGCCCGGCCAGCACCAGCCGCAACGCGGCGCCCTGGAAGTGCAGGGGGTCGCTGACCGTCCCTTCCAGCGCAACATTGGTGGGGCCGTTGTCCACCCGCAGCTGCACCGGCCAGGGCTTCTCGGTATCGCGCAGCGACAGCAGGGCGCCGCCGACCAGCCGGGCCCGGATCGGCTGGCCGGCGTAGGTGCCCTCGGCGCTGGCGACGATGCGCGCCGGCTCGTCGTCCAGCGCGGGCGGCGGCGGCAGGTCGTTGGCGGCCGCCGGTGGCTCGGGCGCGGGGGGCGCGGGCAGCGGCAGGCCGTTCTCGGCGATCACCATGGTGGACTGCGGCTCCGGCTCCGGGGCCGCGGCGGGGGCAGGCGCGGCTGCTGCGGCACGCGACACGGCTGCGGCGGTCGCCTCGGGCGAGCCTTCCTCCGTCGCCACGCGAATGGCGAAGTCGGCGCGGAACTGCGGGATCACCACCTTGCCTTCGCCATCGCGGATGCGCACCACGCCGATCTGCGGCGCGGCGGCCGGTTCGGCCGGGGGCGCGTCCGCGGCAGGCGGGGTGGTGTTGAACAGGTAGTTGGCGCGCCCGTCCGGCATGGCACGCACGTTGACCACCGGGTGATCCAGCTCGATCCACGGCAGCGTCAGGCCGCGGCCCCGCCACCAGTCCCAGGCGTTGACGGCGGCGCTCAGCCGGCCGACGCGGGCGAGCGGCACCGGGTCCTCGAACCCTTCCGGGTTGCCCACGGTCACGCCGTTGGCAGTGACCACGACGGTGCGGCCCAGCTTCACATGCAGGTGTTCCAGCGTAACCGGGCGGCCCAGCGCGGCAGAGGCGCGGGGCTCGATCAGCGGAATCAGCCAGTCCCAGCGGAACAGCAACACCGCCAGGGCAATGACGGCAACAGGAATCGCAAGCCCGATCAGCCACTTGCGCCCGCGCTTCATCGCCATGCCAGCCTCCGCGTTTGTTTCGCCACCTTTCTCAACGTAGGCGCGAGCCCGGGGTTCCCGATTGTCGCGCTCAAGCCCGCTTGGGATTATCCTGCGCCCCGACCTCGAATGGAGAATGCCCGATGGCGGCCGAACAGGGCGGCGACCTGGTCAATGTTGTGGTGGTGCTGGCGGCGGGCGTGGTGGCGGTGCCGCTGTTCCGGCGGCTCGGCCTCGGCTCCGTGCTGGGCTACCTGGCGGCGGGGCTGGCCGTGGGTCCTTTCGGCCTGCGCTTCTTCGACGACCCCCAGGCGGTGCTGCACGTGGCCGAGCTGGGCGTGGTGATGTTCCTGTTCGTGATCGGGCTGGAAATGCAGCCGTCGCGCCTGTGGGGCATGCGGGGCGACATCTTCGGCTCAGGCCTGACGCAGGTGGTGGTGTGCGGCGGGCTGCTCACCGGCCTCGGCTGGCTGTGCGGCTTTCCCCTGCCCATGAGCTTCGTGGCCGCCATGGGCTTCGTGCTGTCCTCCACCGCCATTGTGATGCAGATCATGGAGGAGCGCGGCGAGGCCGGCACCCTGGCCGGGCAGCGCATCGTGTCCATCCTGCTGCTGGAGGACCTGGCGATCGTGCCGCTGTTGGCCGTGGTGGCGCTGCTGGCGCCGGTGCCATCGGGCGGCAGCGACGCCTCGCAATGGGTCACGGTGGCCATCGCGCTGGCCGCCATCGCCGGGCTGGTGGCGATCAGCCGCTGGCTGCTGACGCCGGTCTTCGCGATGCTCGCCAATGCCCATGCGCGGGAGGTGATGACGGCGGCGGCCCTGCTGGTGGTGCTGGGCGCCGCGCTGGCCATGCAGGCGGCGGGGCTTTCCATGGCCATGGGCGCCTTCGCCGCCGGCGTGATGCTGTCCGAAAGCCCGTTCCGGCGCCAGCTTGAGGCGGATATCGAGCCGTTCCGCGGCATCCTGCTGGGCTTGTTCTTCATGGGTGTCGGCATGTCGCTGGACATCGCGCTGGTGGGCCGGGACTGGCCGGTGATCGTTGCCGGCGTGCTGGTGATGATGGCGGTCAAGGCATCCGGTATCTTCGTGGTCGCCCGGCTGACCTGCGCCGGCACGCGGGAAGCGCTGCACCGCGCGGCGCTGATGGGCCAGGGCGGCGAGTTCGCCTTCGTGCTTTACGCCGCCGCGGCGGCGGCCGGGCTGTTCGAACCGCGCATCAACGCCGTGCTGACCGCCATCGTGGTGCTGTCCATGGCGTTGACGCCGCTGGCCGCCCTGGCGCTGCAGCTCCTGCCCCCGCCGCCCGCCAACATGGACGGGGTGGAAGGCACGGACGGCATCCGCGAGGTGCGCGACCACCTGCTGATGGTCGGCTTCGGCCGCTTCGGGCAGGTGGCGGCGCAGGCGCTGCTGGCGCGCGGCATCGACATCACCATCATCGACAGCGACCCGGAAATGATCCAGGCCGCCGCCGGCTTCGGCTTCAAGGTCTATTACGGTGACGGCCGGCGGCTGGACGTCCTGCACGCCTCGGGCGCCGAGCGGGCGCGCGCCGTTCTGGTGTGCACCGACCGGCCGGAGGTGACCACGGCGGTGGTGACCATGCTGAAGGCCGAGTTCCCGCTGGTGCCGGTGATGGCGCGTGCCTTTGACCGCCCGCACGCCGTGGCGCTGATCAAGGCGGAAGTGGACTTCCAGATCCGCGAAACGCTGGAATCCGCGCTGCTCTTCAGCATGGCCACCCTGCGCCACCTCGGCGTGGAGGAGGAGGCCGTGGCCGAGCTGGAAGACGACGTGCGCCGCCGCGACCGCGCCCGGCTGGAGCTGGAGGGCCTGGGCGAGCGGGCCGCCGCCATGGCGCTGATCCATGGCAACCGCATGGTGCCGACGCCGCTGACCAAGCCGCGCCAGCCCGGCCGGGCGCTGAGCCCCGAAACCGTGGCGGTGATCGCGGCCGCGGCGCGCAGCGACGGACGGAAGGAAGGCCATCCGGTGTAAAGCGGCGTGACGATTTGCCCGCTGCCGCGTTGACGCTTGCGCACGGGTGTGGAGCGGTTGGATGCGGGGATGGGTTCGGGCTGGCGTGGCAGTGGCGGCGGCCGGCCTGCTGTCGCTCACGGGGTGCACGCTGTCGCCGCCCCCGCCTCCGCCGCCGGTCACGGCCTCGGCGCGCCTGCCGCCGCAGCGCGCGGCGGTGGTCCAGGCGGCGCTGACCGAATGGCAGCGCTGGGGCAAGCTGACGGTGGACGGCTGGCCGGAATTCCTCGACCCCCCGGCGGCACCGGAGAACTTCCCCAGCATCCTGGCCTATTGGGAAACGGTGCCCGAGGGGCCGGCCGTGATCCGCCGCCATGAGGGCACCCGCGACGCCATGATGGTGGCCATGGCCGAATTCCAGGCGGAAGGCGCCCCGCCCCCGCCGCTGCCCGCCATCTCCCTGTTCGCCAGCCCGGCCTGGTCGGCGGCCTTCGTCAGCTACGTGATGCAGCGCGCGGGGGTGCCGGGCTTCGTGTTCCCCCCCGCCGCCGCGCATTCCACCTACATCGACGCACTGCTGTTTTCCTGGTCCGGCAACCCGGAGGGGGCGGCCTTCGTGCCGCACGAACCGGTGGACTACAGCCCCCGCCCCGGCGACCTGATCTGCGCCGACCGTTCCCGCTCGCCGCTCTACCACTGGCAGGAACGGTTGTCCGAGGCCGGATCGTTCCGGCCCATGCATTGCGACGTCGTGGTGGCCAGCGGCGGCGGACTGGTTCAGGCCATCGGGGGCAACGTGCTGGACGCCGTGGTGCTGCGCCGCTTTCCGGCCGATGCCGCCGGCCGCGCCCTGCCGCCGCCCTGGGACAAGGCGCCCTTCTTTGTGGTGTTCGAGAACCGGCTGGACCTGACGCGGTGAGAGGGCGGGGCAGCCTTGCCTTGCCGCGGGTTCAAGCCCGGCGCGGCACGGGCTAGACAGCAGGCGACAACGACAGGACGGCAGGCATGGACACCGCAGCGGGGGCGACCGTGCCCCCCGTGGCGCGCAGCGGCGCGCCTCACCCCGGCATGGGCTTCAAGCAGTTCGTCGCCATCATCGCCGCCATGATGGCGGCCAACGCGCTGGCCATCGATTCCATGTTGCCGGCATTGCCCGAGATCGCCCACGCCCTGGGCATCAGCAGCGCCAACCAGCAGCAATGGATCATCACGGCCTACCTGCTGGGCTTCGGCTCGGCGCAGATCGTCTACGGGCCGCTGGCCGACCGCTTCGGCCGCAAACCCCTGCTGATGACCGGCCTTGGCATCTACACCGTGGCCAGCATCGTCGCGATGTTCAGCAGCAGCTTCGAGATGCTGATGGCGGCGCGCGTGGCGCAAGGCATCGGCGCCGCCAGCACCCGGGTGCTGGCCGTGTCCATCGTGCGCGACTGCTACGCGGGGCGGAAGATGGCGCAGGTGATGTCGCTGGCCTTTATCGTCTTCCTGGCCGTGCCGGTGATCGCGCCGACGCTCGGTCAGGTGATCATGCTGGTCGCGCCCTGGCCCTGGATCTTCGCGGCGCTGGCGGTGTTCGGCGCAGGCGTCGCGCTGTGGATGACGGTGAAGCTGCCCGAGACCCTGCACCCGGAGGACCGCCGCGCCATCGCGCCCGGGCGCATCCTCGCCGCGTTCCAGTACACGCTCACCCAGCGCGTGGCGGTGGGCTACATGCTGGCCATGACCCTGATCATGGGCAGCCTGTTCGGCTTCATCAACTCGGCGCAGCAGGTCTTCGCGGACACCTTCGGCGCGGCGCAGTGGTTCACCAGCATCTTCGCGGGCATCGCGGTCGCCATGGCGGTGGCTTCCATGGTCAACGCCAAGCTGGTCGGGCGCTTCGGCACGCGGCGCATCTCGCACGCCATGCTGCTGGGCTACATTGGCTTCGCGGTGGTGCATGCCGGCGTGGCGCTGTCCGGGCATGAGAACCTGTGGACCTTCGCGGTGCTGCAGGCCGGCATGATGTTCTGCTTCGGCCTGACGGCGCCGAACTTCGGCTCCATGGCCATGGAGCCGCTGGGGCACATCGCGGGCACCGCCTCCTCGGCGCAGGGCTTCGTCACCACGGTGGGCGGCGCGCTGATCGGCTTCTTCATCGGCCAGCAGTTCGACGGCACCACGGCGCCGCTGATGGTGGGCTTCGCCGCCTGCGGCATCCTGGCGCTGGGCATGGTGC
Coding sequences within it:
- a CDS encoding LrgB family protein — translated: MAPPDIAAIWVYLAREPLAALTVTLLAWLVALRVQKLCRFHPLANPIPLAVAIVAAGLLLAGVDYRTYFQGAQFVHFLLGPATVALAVPLYRQWRSLRSVLLPAALCILAGGLLASVFGVVVALALGAPPDVVASLAPRSVTTPVAMGIAERLGGVPALAAVVVLCSGIAGAVLGPLAMTWAGVRDWRARGLAIGTTAHGIGTARAIAVHPVAGVFSGLAMGLNAIATSLWLPLLWRLLRGGG
- a CDS encoding CidA/LrgA family protein, translated to MTGAITALLLCQLTGEVLARLLHLPVPGPVLGMLLLFLILLARGRLAAGGDQPPEALGRVTDALLSHLGLLFVPAGVGVIALLHTMADNGWALLLAAGLGTPLTMALTGRLAQAVLRRWG
- a CDS encoding fumarylacetoacetate hydrolase family protein; its protein translation is MADYVIQPAPETTIPVRGEAGVFPVRRIWCVGRNYADHAREMGHDPDREPPFFFSKPANAAVPGGTLPFPGETKDFHHEVELVAALAKGGKDIPQDQALDCVYGYAIGLDMTRRDIQAEAKKMGRPWELSKGFDQSCPISEIVPASVIGHPTQGKIEVTVNGRVQQTGDMNQMIWSLPEAIAYLSRYVELLPGDLIMTGTPAGVSAVKPGDVLHGTCEGVGEITVTYAG
- a CDS encoding FadR/GntR family transcriptional regulator — its product is MVTPAPTQRQATPEPPLSDDVPVPALLQAYLAGLSLPASGRLPPEREMAAALGTSRPALRKALAVLEAEGQLWRHVGKGTFLGPRPLAAIGDIAELARRAGPADVVAARLAVEPELAALAARHATPAGLQAMRAAMAASRRPGLSWRGYEGQDARLHREVALAAGNPLLLHLFDQLAAIRRVLTWDRPRERPDGPPPGHPSFDEHEGIVAAIAAGDAVAAAARMRAHVAAVHRLIASG
- a CDS encoding DUF3750 domain-containing protein: MLAVLKIALWGFLLLFLLPLGISAALYWNSGQGAGWQTADRSSAGLLPAPAAHRPAVLRVFAAQTVRWRGIFAVHCWIVFKEEGAATYTRYDYTAWGAPIRMNGFEPDGRWFGKVPETVFSADGEAAGALIPRVRQAIQGYAFRNQGDYRAWPGPNSNTFVAAVLDGLPEVSLALPPTAIGKDYPYDGRWLRETPSGTGFRLSLGGYGGLTVAWVEGIELNILGGVAGLDLRRPALKLPGLGRLGFG
- a CDS encoding GntR family transcriptional regulator, whose translation is MDLTLDTLSTEDLRPLAERAYERLREALIEGVLAPGSKLSERGLAQALGVSAQPVREALRRLEAEGMVETRPRSGSFVASLETARLVDMGRIRAALEGAAAGLAARRATPADLAALQTRLAAIRAATALGDPVVLRRENEAFHTALLAITGNGFLDRSLHALKVYDHIGRARVLSADDQWPQALAEHTAILAAIADRDAERAEALMRAHTLRSLSVAFPEETRDR
- a CDS encoding Bug family tripartite tricarboxylate transporter substrate binding protein, translated to MTKMLSRATIAAAALLSLCALPAAAQPRPYPTQPIRVIVPFSAGTSDTVARLVGQTMSQAMGQPLVIESRPGAGGNIGSEACARATPDGYTICLGTISSHAINPAIFTKMPYDNIRDFAPITQLASQPNALAVGMEVPARNVQELIALLKASPGRYNYGSSGVGTSIHLAGALFSQLTGVTMEHVPYRGSGQIMTALLTGELPLAFDNFSSAWPFARENKIRILGVGSLSRSPTAPDVPTVAETVPGFESLSWHGFFAPAGTPPAIVERLNKEAVAALRSDTVRARFAELGITPVGNTAAEFSAFVASETARWGEVARKADIRVE
- a CDS encoding AsmA family protein; its protein translation is MAMKRGRKWLIGLAIPVAVIALAVLLFRWDWLIPLIEPRASAALGRPVTLEHLHVKLGRTVVVTANGVTVGNPEGFEDPVPLARVGRLSAAVNAWDWWRGRGLTLPWIELDHPVVNVRAMPDGRANYLFNTTPPAADAPPAEPAAAPQIGVVRIRDGEGKVVIPQFRADFAIRVATEEGSPEATAAAVSRAAAAAPAPAAAPEPEPQSTMVIAENGLPLPAPPAPEPPAAANDLPPPPALDDEPARIVASAEGTYAGQPIRARLVGGALLSLRDTEKPWPVQLRVDNGPTNVALEGTVSDPLHFQGAALRLVLAGPDMSLLTPLTGVPIPKTPPYRVAGALDYTADRIRMERIQGTVGSTDLSGSVAVLPRQPRPDVTVDLSSRRVDLDDLAGFIGEEPGQTAPAPASAKVLPDTPVSLPKLTAADLHVRYRAGSIRGGRRQPLDNLRADFDIVDGAINLHPIGFGIGRGQMLFTGRLSPAGNGLRADVKAEFQRLDISKLMAAAGSEGGGALNGRAELRSTGASVAQLLGNGDGRVVLSTAGGNLSALLVDLSGLRLANAVLSALGIPARTDLRCFVADLALRDGTLNTNALIIDTDDAIIIGDGSVNLARETLAYRLRTRSRDFTIGALSTDIRISGTLRDPGVLPEVMELGARGGAAVGLALINPLLAILPTIQFGTSEDSGCNVLAGRAGQRAR
- a CDS encoding monovalent cation:proton antiporter-2 (CPA2) family protein — its product is MAAEQGGDLVNVVVVLAAGVVAVPLFRRLGLGSVLGYLAAGLAVGPFGLRFFDDPQAVLHVAELGVVMFLFVIGLEMQPSRLWGMRGDIFGSGLTQVVVCGGLLTGLGWLCGFPLPMSFVAAMGFVLSSTAIVMQIMEERGEAGTLAGQRIVSILLLEDLAIVPLLAVVALLAPVPSGGSDASQWVTVAIALAAIAGLVAISRWLLTPVFAMLANAHAREVMTAAALLVVLGAALAMQAAGLSMAMGAFAAGVMLSESPFRRQLEADIEPFRGILLGLFFMGVGMSLDIALVGRDWPVIVAGVLVMMAVKASGIFVVARLTCAGTREALHRAALMGQGGEFAFVLYAAAAAAGLFEPRINAVLTAIVVLSMALTPLAALALQLLPPPPANMDGVEGTDGIREVRDHLLMVGFGRFGQVAAQALLARGIDITIIDSDPEMIQAAAGFGFKVYYGDGRRLDVLHASGAERARAVLVCTDRPEVTTAVVTMLKAEFPLVPVMARAFDRPHAVALIKAEVDFQIRETLESALLFSMATLRHLGVEEEAVAELEDDVRRRDRARLELEGLGERAAAMALIHGNRMVPTPLTKPRQPGRALSPETVAVIAAAARSDGRKEGHPV
- a CDS encoding DUF2272 domain-containing protein; protein product: MRGWVRAGVAVAAAGLLSLTGCTLSPPPPPPPVTASARLPPQRAAVVQAALTEWQRWGKLTVDGWPEFLDPPAAPENFPSILAYWETVPEGPAVIRRHEGTRDAMMVAMAEFQAEGAPPPPLPAISLFASPAWSAAFVSYVMQRAGVPGFVFPPAAAHSTYIDALLFSWSGNPEGAAFVPHEPVDYSPRPGDLICADRSRSPLYHWQERLSEAGSFRPMHCDVVVASGGGLVQAIGGNVLDAVVLRRFPADAAGRALPPPWDKAPFFVVFENRLDLTR